Proteins co-encoded in one Pseudomonas fluorescens genomic window:
- a CDS encoding DUF3885 domain-containing protein translates to MNLHLEIERIFTDQAFARPLFYSCPGGLRFELSETGGMIEQFLLALRKSTEICTDIFSGEPTLVTCLRFHSGGQRFTHRALLQSLRSAGIEIPAERSIWSERTDPDNWFCESEPEYWINLAFEAPARSLQALLWCALATDFGAIAPNPRCAVYLFNLKAEVMVFPYDDRGMDVVGPNKALLSRLYHRHQAYLLDYDRPAMDADFAGAA, encoded by the coding sequence GTGAACCTTCATCTTGAAATCGAGCGGATTTTTACCGACCAGGCCTTCGCAAGGCCGCTGTTTTATTCCTGCCCGGGAGGACTGCGTTTCGAACTCTCCGAAACGGGAGGGATGATCGAACAGTTCCTGTTGGCCTTGCGAAAATCGACCGAAATCTGCACCGACATTTTCAGTGGCGAGCCCACGCTCGTGACCTGTCTGCGCTTTCACTCCGGCGGCCAGCGATTTACCCATCGAGCGTTACTTCAGTCCCTTCGGTCGGCTGGCATCGAGATACCTGCAGAACGCTCGATCTGGAGTGAACGCACTGATCCGGATAACTGGTTCTGCGAAAGCGAACCCGAGTACTGGATCAACCTCGCATTCGAAGCGCCCGCAAGGTCGCTTCAAGCATTGCTCTGGTGCGCACTGGCCACGGACTTTGGCGCCATTGCGCCGAATCCACGCTGCGCGGTCTACCTGTTCAATTTGAAGGCCGAAGTGATGGTTTTCCCTTACGACGACCGAGGGATGGACGTGGTCGGGCCCAACAAGGCGCTGCTTTCAAGGCTGTATCACCGCCATCAAGCGTATCTCCTCGATTACGACCGGCCCGCGATGGACGCTGACTTTGCGGGCGCTGCCTGA
- a CDS encoding TonB-dependent receptor family protein, producing the protein MPSLKTLPAALLGLALACPVEAESQGMELGQVLIGAEDQSGEDLSLEEAKARLAQVPGGTNVVDMRRPMQGRVASNQDVLAYQPGVYAQSAGNEGVKISIRGSGINRAPGAHASGLYTMLDGLPLTGPGGTPYELLEPLWLDHVEVLRGANGFDRGALALGGAVDYVSHTGYNAPLLNVRYVMGSHGYAQRQVSSGQVLGDFDYYLSMTDAHSDGYQDHTASKSQGVIANFGYRFNPNLETRFYIRHRETDNDLAGRVTKHSIEHDPRAANPAYVTRNDSRDQPGSTFIGNKTTYYIDDDSSIQTGLVYHDYPMDLREGPNRLKVAYTDVSGTFDYKRRDTLWGLESRSTVGLRVTKHLPNDGATELVRIPTGNTAGYAPGTHMRNFTYQGSDTVLHFGNDLEIANDLWLTTGLAAIYTRRESAVTYPEGGGKTSLGDWDYAPRLGLRYQVTPDLQLFGNLSRSVEAPHPWSLIYSSNVRFPAGSGAATGTQRDPIKLQNQTATTLELGGRGDSALGEWSLAWYYAQVRHELLSVLPDANATTPYELNASPTVHPGVEASLLSNLWSANDGGKLSLRQAYTFSDFHYRDDDRFGDNRLPGLPMHYYQGELRYDFPQGFFAAVNTQLVSKVAVDYANSYYADPYATFGATLGYNAPKGDWQTWLDMRNLTDKHYAATVTPGYDDKGLDAARSTPGEGMAMYVGVSWSLL; encoded by the coding sequence ATGCCCTCGCTCAAAACATTGCCCGCTGCATTGCTGGGGCTGGCCCTTGCTTGTCCGGTGGAAGCCGAGTCTCAGGGCATGGAGTTGGGGCAAGTGCTGATCGGGGCTGAAGACCAGAGCGGCGAAGACCTTTCGCTGGAGGAGGCCAAGGCCCGGTTGGCACAGGTGCCCGGTGGCACCAACGTGGTCGATATGCGCCGCCCGATGCAGGGGCGGGTGGCGAGCAATCAGGATGTGCTGGCGTACCAGCCGGGGGTCTATGCCCAGTCGGCGGGCAACGAGGGGGTGAAAATCTCGATTCGTGGTTCGGGCATCAATCGGGCTCCCGGTGCTCACGCGTCGGGGCTGTACACGATGCTCGACGGCCTGCCGCTGACCGGTCCCGGCGGTACGCCTTACGAGTTGCTGGAGCCGCTGTGGCTCGATCATGTGGAAGTATTGCGTGGTGCCAACGGTTTCGATCGTGGTGCGCTGGCCCTTGGCGGGGCGGTCGATTACGTCAGCCACACCGGCTACAACGCGCCACTGCTGAATGTGCGCTACGTCATGGGCAGCCACGGCTATGCGCAACGGCAAGTCAGCTCGGGCCAGGTGCTCGGCGATTTCGATTACTACCTGTCGATGACCGATGCGCACTCCGACGGCTATCAGGATCACACCGCCAGCAAGAGCCAGGGCGTGATCGCCAACTTCGGTTATCGCTTCAATCCGAATCTGGAAACCCGCTTCTACATTCGTCACCGCGAGACCGACAACGACCTCGCCGGGCGAGTGACCAAACACTCCATCGAACACGATCCGCGCGCGGCCAACCCGGCCTACGTGACGCGCAACGACAGCCGCGATCAGCCGGGCAGCACCTTCATCGGCAACAAGACCACGTACTACATCGACGACGATTCGAGCATCCAGACCGGCCTCGTTTATCACGATTACCCGATGGACCTGCGCGAAGGACCCAACCGCCTGAAGGTGGCGTACACCGATGTCAGCGGCACGTTCGACTACAAGCGCCGCGACACGCTCTGGGGTCTCGAAAGCCGCAGCACGGTTGGCCTGCGGGTGACCAAACACCTGCCCAACGACGGTGCCACTGAGTTGGTTCGGATTCCCACCGGCAACACCGCCGGTTATGCGCCGGGCACGCACATGCGCAACTTCACTTATCAAGGCTCGGACACCGTTCTGCACTTTGGCAATGACCTGGAGATTGCCAACGACCTGTGGCTGACCACCGGCCTCGCCGCGATCTACACCCGCCGCGAAAGCGCCGTGACCTACCCGGAAGGTGGCGGCAAAACCAGCCTCGGCGACTGGGATTACGCCCCACGCCTGGGCTTGCGTTATCAGGTGACGCCGGACCTGCAACTGTTCGGCAACCTCAGCCGCTCCGTCGAAGCGCCGCATCCGTGGTCGCTGATCTACAGCTCCAACGTCCGCTTTCCGGCCGGCAGCGGTGCGGCCACCGGCACTCAGCGCGACCCCATCAAACTGCAGAACCAGACCGCGACCACCCTGGAACTCGGCGGCCGTGGCGACAGCGCGCTCGGCGAATGGAGCCTGGCCTGGTACTACGCCCAGGTGCGCCACGAATTGCTCTCGGTATTGCCGGACGCCAACGCCACCACGCCTTACGAACTCAATGCCAGCCCGACGGTGCATCCAGGCGTGGAAGCCAGCCTGCTCAGCAACCTGTGGTCAGCGAACGATGGCGGCAAGTTGAGCCTGCGCCAGGCCTACACCTTCAGCGACTTCCATTACCGCGATGACGACCGCTTCGGCGACAACCGCCTGCCGGGCCTGCCGATGCATTACTACCAGGGCGAATTGCGCTACGACTTCCCGCAGGGGTTCTTCGCCGCCGTCAACACGCAACTGGTATCGAAAGTCGCGGTGGATTACGCCAACAGCTACTACGCCGATCCTTACGCCACCTTCGGCGCGACCCTCGGTTACAACGCGCCGAAAGGCGACTGGCAGACCTGGCTGGACATGCGCAACCTGACCGACAAACACTACGCCGCTACAGTTACGCCGGGCTATGACGATAAAGGACTGGACGCCGCACGCTCCACGCCGGGTGAGGGGATGGCGATGTACGTCGGGGTGTCGTGGAGTCTGCTTTGA
- a CDS encoding AraC family transcriptional regulator, giving the protein MDSRLLSDRSSVFRHADPYAVSDYVNQHVGQHFIGLSKTTHPQASLNHRKLADLDLCRISYGGSVRVTSLALETVYHLQVLLQGNCLWRGHKREHHLVPGELLLINPDDPVDLTYSDDCEKFILKVPVSVLESVCDEQRWLHPAGGIRFLRNHYRLDELEGFTHLLGMICQEAEASDPLLRVQEHYAQIVGSKLISLMNTNVSRECLSSPSVSFERILDYIDRNLKLDLPAEHLAAQANMSPRSLYALFERQLGVTPMQYIRQRKLERIHACLSDPSCPVRNLTELALDYGFLHLGRFSESYRQQFGELPSVTFKRRH; this is encoded by the coding sequence ATGGACAGCCGCCTGCTGAGCGACCGCAGCAGCGTGTTTCGCCACGCTGACCCGTATGCCGTCTCCGACTATGTGAACCAGCACGTCGGTCAGCATTTCATCGGCCTGTCCAAAACCACCCACCCGCAAGCCAGCCTCAACCACCGCAAACTCGCCGACCTCGATCTGTGCCGCATCAGCTATGGCGGCAGCGTTCGCGTCACGTCGCTTGCACTGGAAACGGTCTATCACCTGCAAGTCCTGCTGCAAGGCAACTGCCTGTGGCGCGGGCACAAGCGTGAGCATCATCTGGTGCCGGGCGAATTGCTGCTGATCAACCCGGACGATCCGGTCGACCTGACTTATTCCGACGATTGCGAGAAGTTCATCCTCAAGGTGCCGGTCAGCGTGCTGGAATCGGTGTGCGACGAACAGCGCTGGCTGCATCCTGCCGGAGGCATCCGGTTCCTGCGCAATCATTACCGGCTCGACGAGCTGGAAGGGTTTACCCACCTGCTGGGCATGATCTGCCAGGAAGCCGAAGCCAGCGATCCGTTGTTGCGGGTACAGGAGCACTACGCGCAGATCGTCGGCAGCAAACTGATTTCGCTGATGAACACCAACGTCAGCCGTGAATGCCTGAGTTCGCCGAGCGTCAGTTTCGAGCGGATCCTCGACTACATTGATCGCAATCTGAAATTGGATCTACCCGCCGAACACCTGGCGGCCCAGGCGAACATGAGCCCGCGTTCACTGTACGCGCTGTTCGAACGCCAGCTCGGCGTGACCCCGATGCAATACATCCGCCAGCGCAAGCTCGAGCGCATTCATGCCTGCCTCAGTGATCCGAGCTGCCCGGTGCGCAACCTCACCGAACTGGCGCTGGACTACGGCTTCCTGCACCTGGGGCGTTTCTCCGAAAGCTATCGCCAGCAGTTCGGCGAATTGCCGTCCGTGACCTTCAAACGCCGCCACTGA
- the benA gene encoding benzoate 1,2-dioxygenase large subunit, with amino-acid sequence MSLGIDYLNAMLEEDPEKGAYRCKREMFTDPRLFELEMTHIFEGNWIYLAHESQIPNVNDFLTTTMGRQPVFIARNKAGELNAFLNACSHRGAMLCRHKSGNRSSYTCPFHGWTFNNSGKLLKVKDPSEAGYPEGFNCEGSHDLTKVARFESYRGFLFGSLNADVKSLAEHLGESARIIDMIVDQSPEGLEVLRGSSSYIYEGNWKLTAENGADGYHVSSVHWNYAATQNQRQQRDAGEEIKTMSAGSWAKKGGGFYSFDHGHLLLWTRWANPEDRPAYERRDELARDFGQARADWMIENSRNLCLYPNVYLMDQFSSQIRIARPISVDKTEITIYCIAPKGESAEARAKRIRQYEDFFNVSGMATPDDLEEFRSCQTGYGAGRGWNDMSRGATHWVEGADAAAKEIDLKPLLSGLRTEDEGLFVLQHKYWQETMLKAVSSDKNLIPVEAVQ; translated from the coding sequence ATGTCCCTGGGAATCGACTACCTCAATGCCATGCTTGAAGAGGACCCCGAGAAGGGTGCCTACCGCTGCAAGCGGGAGATGTTCACCGATCCGCGGCTGTTCGAACTGGAGATGACGCACATCTTCGAAGGCAACTGGATCTACCTCGCCCATGAAAGCCAGATCCCCAACGTCAATGACTTTCTGACCACCACCATGGGCCGCCAACCCGTCTTCATCGCCCGCAACAAGGCTGGTGAACTCAATGCCTTTCTCAATGCGTGCAGCCATCGCGGTGCCATGCTCTGCCGGCACAAGTCCGGCAACCGTTCCAGCTACACCTGTCCGTTCCACGGCTGGACGTTCAACAACAGCGGCAAACTGCTCAAGGTCAAGGACCCGAGCGAAGCCGGCTACCCCGAAGGCTTCAATTGCGAAGGCTCCCACGACCTGACCAAAGTCGCGCGTTTCGAATCCTATCGCGGCTTTCTGTTCGGCAGCCTGAACGCCGATGTGAAATCCCTCGCCGAGCACTTGGGCGAGTCAGCCAGGATCATCGACATGATCGTCGATCAGTCACCCGAAGGCCTTGAAGTGCTGCGCGGTTCCAGTTCCTACATCTATGAAGGCAACTGGAAACTCACCGCCGAAAATGGCGCTGACGGTTATCACGTCAGCTCCGTGCACTGGAACTACGCCGCCACCCAGAATCAGCGTCAGCAGCGCGACGCTGGCGAAGAAATCAAGACCATGAGCGCCGGCAGCTGGGCGAAGAAGGGCGGCGGTTTCTACTCGTTCGATCACGGCCACTTGCTGCTGTGGACCCGCTGGGCCAACCCCGAGGACCGCCCGGCCTACGAGCGTCGCGATGAACTGGCCCGGGACTTCGGCCAGGCCCGCGCCGACTGGATGATCGAGAACTCGCGCAACCTGTGTCTGTACCCCAACGTGTACCTGATGGATCAGTTCAGCTCGCAGATCCGCATCGCCCGGCCGATCTCCGTCGACAAGACCGAGATCACCATCTATTGCATCGCGCCCAAAGGCGAAAGCGCGGAAGCCCGAGCCAAACGCATCCGCCAATACGAAGACTTCTTCAACGTCAGCGGCATGGCCACCCCGGATGACCTCGAAGAATTCCGCTCGTGCCAGACCGGCTACGGCGCCGGGCGCGGCTGGAACGACATGTCCCGTGGCGCGACCCATTGGGTCGAAGGCGCGGACGCGGCGGCCAAGGAAATCGACCTCAAGCCCTTGCTGTCCGGCCTGCGCACCGAAGACGAAGGCCTGTTCGTGCTGCAACACAAGTACTGGCAGGAAACCATGCTCAAGGCTGTTTCCTCCGATAAAAACCTGATCCCCGTGGAGGCCGTGCAATGA
- the benB gene encoding benzoate 1,2-dioxygenase small subunit: protein MNNLYDTVRDFLYREARYLDDGQWDQWLELYAADASFWMPAWDDHDTLTEDPQSEISLIWYGNRGGLEDRVFRIKTERSSATIPDTRTSHNLSNIEIVEQGEGQCQVRFNWHTLSFRYQVTDSYFGTSFYTLDLRGDQPLIKAKKVVLKNDYVRQVIDIYHI, encoded by the coding sequence ATGAACAACCTCTACGACACCGTGCGCGATTTCCTCTACCGCGAAGCGCGCTATCTGGACGACGGCCAGTGGGATCAATGGCTGGAACTCTACGCCGCCGACGCCAGTTTCTGGATGCCGGCCTGGGACGACCACGACACCCTGACCGAAGACCCGCAAAGCGAAATCTCGCTGATCTGGTACGGCAACCGTGGCGGCCTCGAAGACCGGGTGTTCCGGATCAAGACCGAGCGCTCCAGCGCGACCATTCCCGACACCCGCACCTCGCACAACCTCAGCAACATCGAGATCGTCGAGCAGGGCGAAGGGCAATGCCAGGTGCGCTTCAACTGGCACACCCTGAGCTTTCGCTATCAGGTCACCGACAGTTATTTCGGCACCAGCTTCTACACCCTCGACCTGCGCGGCGACCAGCCGTTGATCAAGGCCAAGAAAGTCGTGCTGAAGAACGATTACGTCCGTCAGGTCATCGACATCTACCACATCTGA
- the benC gene encoding benzoate 1,2-dioxygenase electron transfer component BenC — MSFQIALNFEDGVTRFIEASGHETVADAAYRQGINIPLDCRDGACGTCKCFAEAGRYDMGDNFIEDALSEDELAQGYVLTCQMRAESDCVVRVPVGSQVCKTEQASYQASISDVRQLSESTIALSLKGESLSKLAFLPGQYVNLQVPGSEQSRAYSFSSLQKNGEVSFLIRNVPGGLMSSFLTGLAKAGDSLNLAGPLGSFYLREIKRPLLLLAGGTGLAPFTAMLEKIAEQGSEHPVHLIYGVTNDFDLVELDRLEAFAARIPNFSFGACVANPQSRHPLKGYVTQHIEPRHLNEGDVDVYLCGPPPMVEAVSQYIREQGITPANFYYEKFAAA, encoded by the coding sequence ATGAGTTTCCAGATCGCACTGAATTTCGAAGACGGGGTCACCCGTTTCATCGAGGCCTCGGGCCACGAGACCGTTGCCGACGCGGCCTACCGTCAGGGCATCAACATCCCGCTGGACTGCCGCGACGGCGCCTGCGGCACCTGCAAGTGTTTCGCCGAAGCCGGGCGTTACGACATGGGCGACAACTTCATCGAAGACGCCCTGAGTGAAGACGAACTGGCCCAGGGTTACGTCCTGACCTGCCAGATGCGCGCCGAAAGCGACTGCGTGGTGCGGGTGCCGGTCGGCTCCCAGGTGTGCAAGACCGAACAGGCGAGTTATCAGGCGTCGATCAGCGATGTCCGGCAGCTCTCCGAAAGCACCATCGCGCTGTCGCTCAAGGGTGAATCCTTGAGCAAACTGGCGTTCCTGCCGGGGCAATACGTCAACCTGCAAGTACCGGGCAGCGAGCAATCCCGTGCCTATTCCTTCAGCTCGTTGCAGAAGAACGGCGAGGTCAGTTTCCTGATCCGCAATGTCCCCGGCGGCCTGATGAGCAGCTTCCTCACCGGGCTGGCCAAGGCCGGCGACAGCCTGAATCTGGCCGGGCCGCTGGGCAGTTTTTACCTGCGCGAGATCAAGCGGCCGTTGTTGCTGTTGGCGGGTGGCACCGGGCTGGCGCCGTTTACCGCGATGCTGGAGAAAATCGCCGAGCAGGGCAGCGAGCATCCGGTTCACCTGATCTACGGCGTGACCAACGACTTCGATCTGGTGGAGCTTGACCGCCTCGAAGCCTTCGCCGCGCGTATCCCGAACTTCAGCTTCGGCGCTTGTGTGGCCAATCCGCAGAGCCGGCACCCGCTCAAGGGCTACGTCACCCAGCACATCGAACCGCGTCACCTCAACGAAGGCGATGTCGACGTGTACCTGTGCGGCCCGCCGCCGATGGTCGAGGCGGTCAGCCAGTACATCCGCGAACAGGGCATCACGCCGGCGAACTTCTACTACGAGAAATTCGCGGCGGCTTGA
- a CDS encoding 1,6-dihydroxycyclohexa-2,4-diene-1-carboxylate dehydrogenase, giving the protein MNNRFANKVALVTGAAQGIGRRVCERLLEEGAQVIAVDRSGLVHELQGEGVLSLTADLEQYADCARVMTAAIDAFGRLDVLVNNVGGTIWAKPFEHYEVEQIEAEVRRSLFPTLWCCHAALPYMLKQGGGAIVNVSSIATRSLNRVPYGAAKGGINALTACLAFENAERGIRVNATAPGGTEAPARRIPRNSGEQSAQEQAWYQEIVAQTLDSSLMKRYGTLDEQVGAILFLASDDASYITGVTLPVGGGDLG; this is encoded by the coding sequence ATGAACAACAGATTCGCCAACAAGGTCGCGCTGGTCACCGGCGCGGCACAGGGCATCGGTCGTCGGGTGTGCGAGCGCTTGCTGGAGGAGGGCGCGCAAGTGATCGCCGTCGACCGCTCCGGACTGGTTCACGAACTGCAAGGCGAGGGCGTGCTGTCGCTGACCGCCGACCTTGAGCAATACGCCGATTGCGCTCGGGTGATGACCGCCGCGATCGATGCTTTCGGGCGCCTGGACGTGCTGGTCAACAACGTCGGCGGCACCATTTGGGCCAAGCCCTTCGAGCATTACGAAGTCGAGCAGATCGAGGCCGAGGTGCGCCGCTCGCTGTTCCCGACGCTGTGGTGCTGCCACGCCGCATTGCCGTACATGCTCAAACAGGGCGGCGGGGCGATCGTCAATGTGTCATCGATTGCGACCCGCAGTCTGAACCGCGTTCCCTACGGCGCGGCGAAGGGCGGGATCAATGCGCTGACTGCCTGCCTGGCTTTCGAGAATGCCGAGCGCGGGATCCGGGTCAACGCCACCGCGCCCGGCGGCACCGAAGCGCCAGCACGACGCATTCCGCGCAACAGCGGCGAACAGTCCGCGCAGGAGCAGGCCTGGTATCAGGAAATCGTCGCGCAAACCCTCGATAGCAGCCTGATGAAACGCTACGGAACCCTAGACGAACAGGTCGGCGCGATCCTGTTTCTCGCCTCGGACGACGCCTCCTACATCACCGGTGTGACCCTGCCGGTCGGTGGCGGTGACCTCGGTTGA
- a CDS encoding muconate cycloisomerase family protein, which produces MNRILIENLSAVIVDLPTIRPHKLAMHTMQNQTLVILRLRCSDGIEGIGEATTIGGLAYGYESPESIKANIDAHLAPALIGMDADNINAAMQKLDKIAKGNTFAKSGIESALLDAQGKRLGLPVSELLGGRVRDSLEVAWTLASGDTARDIAEAEQMLEARRHRIFKLKIGANPLEQDLKHVVAIKKALGERASVRVDVNQYWDESQAIRGCQVLGDNGIDLIEQPISRVNRSGQIRLNQRSPAPIMADESIESVEDAFSLAADGAASVFALKIAKNGGPRAVLRTAQIAEAAGIAVYGGTMLEGSVGTLASAHAFLTLRQLTWDTELFGPLLLTEDIVTERPQYRDFHLHIPRTPGLGLTLDEQRLARFRRH; this is translated from the coding sequence ATGAACCGGATCCTGATTGAAAACCTGTCGGCGGTCATCGTCGACCTGCCGACCATCCGCCCGCACAAACTGGCGATGCACACGATGCAGAACCAGACGCTGGTGATCCTGCGCCTGCGTTGCAGCGACGGTATCGAAGGCATCGGCGAAGCCACCACCATTGGCGGCCTGGCCTACGGCTATGAAAGTCCCGAAAGCATCAAGGCCAACATCGATGCACACCTGGCGCCGGCGCTGATCGGCATGGACGCGGACAACATCAACGCCGCGATGCAGAAGCTCGACAAGATCGCCAAGGGCAACACCTTCGCCAAGTCCGGCATCGAGAGCGCATTGCTCGACGCCCAAGGCAAACGCCTTGGTTTGCCCGTGAGCGAATTGCTCGGCGGCCGGGTCCGCGACAGCCTCGAAGTGGCCTGGACCCTGGCCAGCGGCGACACCGCTCGGGACATCGCCGAGGCCGAACAGATGCTGGAAGCGCGGCGGCACCGGATCTTCAAACTGAAGATCGGCGCCAACCCGCTGGAGCAAGATCTGAAACACGTAGTGGCGATCAAAAAAGCTTTGGGCGAGCGCGCCAGCGTTCGGGTCGACGTCAACCAGTATTGGGACGAGTCCCAGGCAATTCGCGGCTGCCAGGTGCTCGGCGACAACGGTATCGACCTGATTGAGCAGCCGATCTCGCGGGTCAACCGCTCCGGGCAGATTCGCCTGAACCAGCGCAGCCCGGCGCCGATCATGGCCGACGAATCGATCGAAAGCGTCGAGGACGCCTTCAGCCTTGCTGCCGACGGCGCCGCCAGCGTGTTCGCCTTGAAGATCGCCAAGAACGGCGGCCCGCGCGCCGTGTTGCGCACCGCGCAAATCGCCGAAGCCGCCGGCATCGCTGTGTATGGCGGCACCATGCTCGAAGGCTCCGTCGGCACCCTGGCCTCGGCCCATGCGTTCCTCACGCTCAGGCAACTGACCTGGGACACCGAGCTGTTCGGTCCGCTGTTGCTGACCGAAGACATCGTCACCGAGCGCCCGCAATACCGCGACTTTCACCTGCACATTCCACGCACCCCGGGCCTGGGCCTGACGCTGGATGAACAGCGTCTGGCGCGTTTTCGCCGGCACTGA
- the catC gene encoding muconolactone Delta-isomerase, with protein MLFHVKMTVKLPADMAPAVATKLKADEKELAQRLQREGQWRHLWRIAGHYANYSVFDVPSVEALHDTLMLLPLFPYMDIEIDGLCRHPSSIHADDR; from the coding sequence ATGTTGTTCCACGTAAAAATGACCGTGAAATTGCCCGCCGATATGGCTCCGGCCGTTGCCACAAAGCTCAAGGCCGACGAGAAGGAGCTCGCCCAGCGCCTGCAGCGCGAAGGCCAGTGGCGCCATCTCTGGCGCATCGCCGGGCACTACGCCAATTACAGCGTGTTCGATGTGCCCAGCGTCGAAGCGCTGCACGACACCCTGATGCTGTTGCCGCTGTTTCCCTACATGGACATCGAGATCGACGGTCTCTGTCGCCACCCTTCGTCGATTCACGCCGACGACCGCTGA
- the catA gene encoding catechol 1,2-dioxygenase, giving the protein MTVKIAHTAELQTFFEEAAGFANDGGSSRLKTIVLRMLQDTARIIEDLEISENEFWKAVDYLNRLGGRSEAGLLVAGLGLEHFLDLLQDAKDAQIGLTGGTPRTIEGPLYVAGAPLYEGECRMDDGSEEGVATVMLLEGQVFDPQGQPLAGATVDLWHANTKGTYSFFDQSQSEYNLRRRIITDAEGRYRARSIVPSGYGCDPQGPTQECLNLLGRHGQRPAHIHFFISAPGHRHLTTQINLSGDKYLWDDFAYATREGLVGEVEFLEDAAGRRAELKFDFQLQQAPDAAAQQRSQRPRALQDC; this is encoded by the coding sequence ATGACCGTGAAGATTGCCCATACTGCCGAACTGCAAACGTTCTTCGAAGAAGCCGCCGGTTTTGCCAACGATGGCGGCAGCTCGCGTCTGAAAACCATCGTCCTGCGGATGTTGCAGGACACCGCCCGGATCATCGAAGACCTTGAGATCAGCGAAAACGAATTCTGGAAAGCCGTCGATTACCTCAACCGTCTGGGCGGCCGCTCCGAAGCCGGGTTGCTGGTGGCGGGCCTCGGCCTCGAGCATTTCCTCGACCTGTTGCAGGACGCCAAGGATGCGCAGATCGGCTTGACCGGCGGCACGCCGCGCACCATCGAAGGCCCGTTGTACGTGGCCGGCGCGCCGCTGTACGAAGGCGAATGCCGGATGGATGACGGCAGTGAGGAGGGCGTCGCCACGGTGATGCTCCTGGAAGGCCAGGTGTTCGATCCGCAAGGTCAGCCGTTAGCGGGTGCCACGGTCGACCTGTGGCACGCCAACACCAAAGGCACTTATTCGTTTTTCGATCAGAGCCAGTCCGAGTACAACTTGCGCCGCCGGATTATCACCGACGCCGAAGGTCGCTACCGCGCCCGCAGCATCGTGCCGTCCGGCTATGGCTGCGACCCGCAAGGCCCGACCCAGGAATGCCTGAACCTGCTTGGCCGCCACGGCCAGCGCCCGGCTCATATTCACTTCTTCATTTCCGCACCGGGGCATCGGCACCTGACCACGCAGATCAATTTGTCGGGGGACAAATACCTGTGGGATGACTTTGCGTATGCGACCCGTGAAGGGTTGGTCGGGGAAGTCGAGTTTTTGGAAGATGCAGCGGGACGTCGCGCTGAATTGAAGTTCGACTTTCAGTTGCAGCAGGCGCCGGATGCGGCGGCGCAGCAGCGCAGTCAACGGCCAAGGGCGTTGCAGGACTGCTGA
- a CDS encoding Hcp family type VI secretion system effector, producing the protein MATPAYMSVTGEKQGLITAGAFTADSVGNTYQEGHEDQVMVQAFTHDVIIPRDPQSGQPTGQRVHKPVVITKVYDKASPLLQAALTSGERMSEIVIQWYRTSAQGTQEHYYTTKLEDAIIVAINNKMHNCQDPANAHFTHLEEVQFTYRKITWTHEVSGTSGSDDWRAPVV; encoded by the coding sequence ATGGCAACACCCGCGTACATGTCGGTTACCGGCGAAAAACAAGGCCTGATCACTGCCGGCGCGTTCACCGCCGACTCCGTTGGCAACACCTACCAGGAAGGCCACGAAGACCAGGTCATGGTTCAGGCGTTCACCCACGACGTGATCATCCCGCGTGACCCGCAATCCGGTCAGCCAACCGGTCAGCGCGTGCACAAGCCAGTTGTGATCACCAAGGTCTACGACAAGGCTTCGCCGCTGCTGCAAGCAGCTCTGACTTCCGGCGAGCGCATGAGCGAAATCGTCATCCAGTGGTACCGCACCTCGGCGCAAGGCACCCAGGAGCACTACTACACCACCAAACTGGAAGACGCGATCATCGTCGCCATCAACAACAAAATGCACAACTGCCAGGACCCGGCGAACGCCCACTTCACTCATCTGGAAGAAGTGCAGTTCACCTACCGCAAAATCACCTGGACCCACGAAGTCTCCGGTACTTCGGGTTCCGATGACTGGCGTGCTCCGGTCGTTTAA